The following proteins come from a genomic window of Rissa tridactyla isolate bRisTri1 chromosome 11, bRisTri1.patW.cur.20221130, whole genome shotgun sequence:
- the LOC128916353 gene encoding protocadherin beta-15-like, translated as MAIARQVLCLCAFLSLPLARSEPIRYSVAEEAASGSVVANVAEDAGLSPAQLAARGARLASEDGRQHFRLDPATGRLVVAERLDREELCGQSATCTLPFELLLANPLQFFRVEVAVEDINDHSPVFPVEQVVFKIPETSNPGSRFPLEGARDLDVGSNSIQAYSISPENEYFSVSFASQSEDDKYVELVLEKALDREEEGEVVFSLIAMDGGSPPRSGTTQIHIVILDVNDNSPVFTQKLYVGLVLENVPVGSVVLRVVATDQDVGVNGDITYQFSEGVGQSNSAFTIDSTSGEIKLTKPLDFEVAENHELSVRATDGGGLSAICKVLVEVVDVNDNAPELVVSSFNSPLPENTFPGTVVALFTVRDRDSGANGKISCALEDQLLFSLRLAYKNYYELVTVNALDREEMARHILVVTAADAGSPPLTTTQTFTVDISDVNDNAPAFHQTSYTMYVRENNVPMVVVGAVSAADADMGPNAKVSYFLAPSHPTEQPPCSCISVNSENGHVFVLRPLDYEQVKQIDVLVSACDAGSPPLSANVTVHLVVVDENDNAPLVLYPSQDSGPPSSELVPVSAEAGYLITKVVAVDADSGQNSWLSYHLLKATEPGLFVVGAQSGEVRLKRPVTERDAVKQKLVVVVRDNGKPPLSATAALNALLLNDFSDVHLPHSSLATEDESGSLTTYLIISLTFVSLLFLASMTAFITRKVCKRKELKAGHVLYGAGNLQSSLADAATAGTLPHAYCYEISLTTGSGNSEFKFLKPILPSLPPQQCTTVGGTHDEQDVPRGPITAGDMAPENPETLSGEQFNSLSFN; from the coding sequence ATGGCGATCGCAAGGCAAGTGCTTTGtctctgtgctttcctctccctgccgcTCGCTCGCTCCGAGCCCATCCGCTACTCCGTAGCCGAGGAGGCGGCGAGCGGCTCCGTGGTAGCCAACGTGGCGGAggacgcggggctgtccccggcgcAGCTGGCAGCTCGCGGCGCCCGCCTGGCCTCGGAGGACGGCCGGCAGCACTTTCGCTTAGACCCCGCCACCGGCCGGCTCGTCGTGGCCGAgaggctggaccgggaggagcTGTGCGGCCAGTCCGCTACGTGCACGCTCCCCTTCGAGCTCCTGCTGGCAAACCCGCTGCAGTTCTTTCGGGTGGAGGTGGCCGTGGAGGACATCAATGACCATTCCCCCGTATTCCCAGTGGAACAAGTAGTTTTTAAGATCCCGGAAACGAGCAACCCTGGCTCGCGTTTCCCTCTGGAGGGTGCTCGGGACCTGGATGTTGGCAGCAACAGCATCCAGGCTTACAGCATTTCTCCCGAGAACGAGTACTTCAGTGTCTCCTTTGCAAGTCAGAGTGAGGACGACAAATATGTTGAACTGGTCTTGGAGAAGGCTCtagacagagaggaggaaggagaggtggttttCAGTCTCATTGCCATGGACGGGGGCTCTCCTCCCAGGAGTGGGACCACACAAATCCACATTGTTATTCTAGATGTAAATGACAACTCTCCTGTCTTCACACAGAAGCTGTATGTTGGGCTGGTTTTGGAAAATGTGCCTGTGGGCTCTGTTGTTCTCAGAGTGGTGGCAACTGATCAGGACGTGGGAGTTAATGGGGACATCACCTATCAGTTCAGTGAAGGGGTGGGCCAGAGCAACTCAGCATTCACAATTGATTCTACTAGTGGTGAAATTAAACTCACGAAGCCTCTGGACTTTGAGGTGGCAGAGAATCATGAGCTCAGTGTGCGGGCCACGGATGGCGGTGGCCTGTCAGCAATCTGCAAGGTGTTGGTGGAGGTGGTGGACGTGAATGACAATGCACCTGAGCTGGTGGTAAGTTCCTTCAACAGCCCCCTCCCCGAGAACACATTCCCTGGGACAGTGGTTGCCCTCTTTACTGTCAGGGACCGGGATTCTGGTGCGAATGGGAAGATCTCCTGTGCCCTTGAGGATCAGCTATTGTTCTCCCTGCGTCTGGCCTATAAGAACTACTATGAGCTTGTCACTGTCAATGCTCTGGACAGGGAGGAGATGGCACGGCACATCCTCGTTGTCACAGCAGCAGACGCGGGGTCACCTCCTCTCACAACCACCCAGACCTTCACGGTGGACATCTCCGATGTCAACGACAATGCACCTGCCTTCCACCAGACATCATACACGATGTATGTGCGTGAGAACAATGTCCCCATGGTGGTTGTTGgagctgtcagtgctgcagaTGCTGATATGGGGCCCAATGCCAAGGTGTCATATTTCCTGGCACCGTCCCATCCCACagagcagcctccctgctcctgcatctCCGTGAACTCTGAGAATGGGCACGTGTTTGTGCTGCGGCCTCTGGACTATGAGCAGGTGAAGCAGATTGATGTCTTGGTGAGTGCCTGTGATGCGGGATCTCCTCCTCTCAGTGCCAACGTCACCGTCCACCTTGTTGTGGTGGATGAGAATGACAATGCGCCTCTGGTGCTGTACCCATCACAGGACAGCGGTCCACCATCCAGCGAGCTGGTGCCTGTATCAGCTGAGGCAGGGTACCTCATCACCAAAGTGGTGGCTGTGGATGCAGACTCGGGACAGAACTCGTGGCTCTCATACCACCTGCTGAAGGCCACCGAGCCCGGGCTGTTTGTGGTGGGTGCCCAAAGCGGTGAGGTGCGGCTGAAGAGGCCAGTGACAGAGAGGGATGCTGTGAAGCAGAAGCTAGTTGTTGTGGTGCGAGACAATGGGAAGCCACCGCTGTCAGCCACTGCGGCACTGAACGCCCTCCTTCTCAATGACTTCTCAGACGTGCACCTACCTCACAGCAGCCTGGCCACGGAGGACGAGAGTGGCTCCCTGACAACCTATTTAATCATTTCGTTGACCTTTGTCTCACTCCTCTTCCTCGCATCCATGACAGCCTTCATCACTCGCAAGGTgtgcaagagaaaggagctgaaggcAGGGCACGTGCTTTATGGTGCTGGCAActtgcagagcagcctggctgatgcagccacagcagggacctTACCCCATGCCTATTGCTATGAGATCAGCCTCACAACGGGCTCTGGCAACAGCGAGTTCAAGTTCCTGAAGcccatcctccccagcctgccaccaCAGCAGTGCACCACGGTTGGGGGCACCCACGATGAACAGGATGTCCCCCGTGGCCCCATTACTGCAGGGGACATGGCACCAGAGAACCCTGAGACCCTCTCTGGAGAACAGTTCAATAGTCTTTCCTTTAACTAG
- the LOC128916083 gene encoding protocadherin beta-15-like — translation MAIARQVLCLCAFLSLPLARSEPIRYSVAEEAASGSVVANVAEDAGLSPAQLAARGARLASEDGRQHFRLDPATGRLVVAERLDREELCGQSATCTLPFELLLANPLQFFRVEVAVEDINDHSPIFPEERVTIKIPETSNPGSRFPLEGAWDLDVGSNSIQAYSISPGNEYFSVSSGSRSKGDKYVELVLEKALDREEEGEVVFSLIAMDGGSPPRSGTTQIHIVILDANDNAPVFTEEGYIAQVLENAAVGSVVLRVTAIDRDEGVNGDITYQFRQAVGQSNSAFTIDPTSGEIKLTKPLDFEVAENHELSVRATDGGGLSAICKVLMEVVDVNDNAPELVVNSFNSPLPENAFPGTVVALFTVRDQDSGANGKISCALEDQLLFSLRLAYKNYYELVTVNALDREESARHILVVTAADAGSPPLTTTQTFTVDISDVNDNAPAFNQTSYTMYVHENNVPMVLVGAVSAADADVGPNAKVSYFLAPSHPTEQPPCSCISVNSENGHVFVLRPLDYEQVKQIDVLVSASDAGSPPLSANVTVHLVVVDENDNAPLVLYPSQDSGPPSSELVPVSAEAGYLITKVVAVDADSGQNSWLSYHLLKATEPGLFVVGAQSGEVRLKRPVTERDAVKQKLVVVVRDSGKPPLSATASLSALLLNDFSDVRLPHSSLATEDESDSLTTYLIISLTFVSLLFLASMTAFITRKVCKRKELKAGHVLYGAGNLQSSLADAATAGTLPHAYCYEISLTTGSGNSEFKFLKPILPSLPPQQCTTVGGTHDEQDFPRGPITAEDMAPENPETLSGEQFNSLSFN, via the coding sequence ATGGCGATCGCAAGGCAAGTGCTTTGtctctgtgctttcctctccctgccgcTCGCTCGCTCCGAGCCCATCCGCTACTCCGTAGCCGAGGAGGCGGCGAGCGGCTCCGTGGTAGCCAACGTGGCGGAggacgcggggctgtccccggcgcAGCTGGCAGCTCGCGGCGCCCGCCTGGCCTCGGAGGACGGCCGGCAGCACTTTCGCTTAGACCCCGCCACCGGCCGGCTCGTCGTGGCCGAgaggctggaccgggaggagcTGTGCGGCCAGTCCGCTACGTGCACGCTCCCCTTCGAGCTCCTGCTGGCAAACCCGCTGCAGTTCTTTCGGGTGGAGGTGGCCGTGGAGGACATCAATGACCATTCCCCCATTTTCCCGGAGGAACGCGTTACTATTAAGATCCCGGAAACGAGCAACCCTGGCTCGCGTTTCCCTCTGGAGGGTGCTTGGGACCTGGATGTTGGCAGCAACAGCATCCAGGCTTACAGCATTTCTCCCGGGAACGAGTACTTTAGCGTCTCTTCTGGGAGTCGGAGTAAGGGTGACAAATATGTCGAACTGGTCTTGGAGAAGGCTCtagacagagaggaggaaggagaggtggttttCAGTCTCATTGCCATGGATGGGGGCTCTCCTCCCAGGAGTGGGACCACACAAATCCACATTGTTATTTTAGATGCAAATGACAACGCTCCTGTCTTCACAGAGGAAGGATACATTGCGCAGGTTTTGGAAAATGCGGCTGTTGGCTCAGTGGTCCTTAGAGTGACAGCTATTGATCGGGATGAGGGAGTTAATGGGGACATCACCTATCAGTTCAGGCAAGCAGTGGGACAGAGCAACTCAGCATTCACAATTGATCCTACTAGTGGTGAAATTAAACTCACGAAGCCTCTGGACTTTGAGGTGGCAGAGAATCATGAGCTCAGTGTGCGGGCCACAGATGGCGGTGGCCTGTCAGCTATCTGCAAGGTGTTGATGGAGGTGGTGGACGTGAATGACAATGCACCTGAGCTGGTGGTCAACTCCTTCAACAGCCCCCTCCCCGAGAACGCATTCCCTGGAACAGTGGTTGCCCTCTTTACTGTCAGGGACCAGGATTCTGGTGCGAATGGGAAGATCTCCTGTGCCCTTGAGGACCAGCTATTGTTCTCCCTGCGTCTGGCCTATAAGAACTACTATGAGCTTGTCACCGTCAATGCTCTGGACAGGGAGGAGTCGGCACGGCACATCCTCGTTGTCACAGCAGCAGACGCGGGGTCACCTCCTCTCACAACCACCCAGACCTTCACGGTGGACATCTCTGATGTCAACGACAATGCACCTGCCTTCAACCAGACATCATACACGATGTATGTGCATGAGAACAATGTCCCCATGGTGCTTGTTGgagctgtcagtgctgcagaTGCTGATGTGGGGCCCAATGCCAAGGTGTCATATTTCCTGGCACCATCCCATCCCACagagcagcctccctgctcctgcatctCCGTGAACTCTGAGAATGGGCACGTGTTTGTGCTGCGGCCTCTGGACTATGAGCAGGTGAAGCAGATTGATGTGCTGGTGAGTGCCTCCGATGCCGGATCTCCTCCTCTCAGTGCCAACGTCACCGTCCACCTTGTTGTGGTGGATGAGAATGACAATGCGCCTCTGGTGCTGTACCCATCACAGGACAGCGGTCCACCATCCAGCGAGCTGGTGCCTGTATCAGCTGAGGCAGGGTACCTCATCACCAAAGTGGTGGCTGTGGATGCAGACTCGGGACAGAACTCGTGGCTCTCATACCACTTGCTGAAGGCCACCGAGCCCGGGCTGTTTGTGGTGGGTGCCCAAAGCGGTGAGGTGCGGCTGAAGAGGCCAGTGACAGAGAGGGATGCTGTGAAGCAGAAGCTAGTTGTTGTGGTGCGAGACAGTGGGAAGCCGCCATTGTCAGCCACTGCGTCACTGAGTGCACTCCTGCTCAATGACTTCTCAGACGTGCGCCTACCGCACAGCAGCCTGGCCACGGAGGATGAGAGTGACTCCCTGACAACCTATTTAATCATTTCCTTGACCTTTGTCTCACTCCTCTTCCTCGCATCCATGACAGCCTTCATCACTCGCAAGGTgtgcaagagaaaggagctgaaggcAGGGCACGTGCTTTATGGTGCTGGCAActtgcagagcagcctggctgatgcagccacagcagggacctTGCCCCATGCCTATTGCTATGAGATCAGCCTCACAACGGGCTCTGGCAACAGCGAGTTCAAGTTCCTGAAGcccatcctccccagcctgccaccaCAGCAGTGCACCACGGTTGGGGGCACCCACGATGAACAGGATTTCCCCCGTGGCCCCATTACTGCAGAGGACATGGCACCAGAGAACCCTGAGACCCTCTCTGGAGAACAGTTCAATAGTCTTTCCTTTAACTAG
- the LOC128916085 gene encoding protocadherin beta-15-like gives MAIARQVLCLCAFLSLPLARSEPIRYSVAEEAASGSVVANVAEDAGLSPAQLAARGARLASEDGRQHFRLDPATGRLVVAERLDREELCGQSATCTLPFELLLANPLQFFRVEVAVEDINDHSPIFPEERVTIKIPETSNPGSRFPLEGAWDLDVGSNSIQAYSISPGNEYFSVSSGSRSKGDKYVELVLEKAVDREEEGEVVFSLIAMDGGSPPRSGTTQIHIVILDANDNAPVFTEEGYIAQVLENAAVGSVVLRVTAIDRDEGVNGDITYQFRQAVGQSNSAFTIDPTSGEIKLTKPLDFEVAENHELSVRATDGGGLSAICKVLMEVVDVNDNAPELVVNSFNSPLPENAFPGTVVALFTVRDQDSGANGKISCALEDQLLFSLRLAYKNYYELVTVNALDREESARHILIVTAADAGSPPLTTTQTFTVDISDVNDNAPAFNQTSYTMYVHENNVPMVLVGAVSAADADVGPNAKVTYFLAPSHPTEQPPCSCISVNSENGHVFVLRPLDYEQVKQIDVLVSASDAGSPPLSANVTVHLVVVDENDNAPLVLYPSQDSGPPSSELVPVSAEAGYLITKVVAVDADSGQNSWLSYHLLKATEPGLFVVGAQSGEVRLKRPVTERDAVKQKLVVVVRDSGKPPLSATASLSALLLNDFSDVRLPHSSLATEDESDSLTTYLIISLTFVSLLFLASMTAFITRKVCKRKELKAGHVLYGAGNLQSSLADAATAGTLPHAYCYEISLTTGSGNSEFKFLKPILPSLPPQQCTTVGGTHDEQDVPRGPITAEDMAPENPETLSGEQFNSLSFN, from the coding sequence ATGGCGATCGCAAGGCAAGTGCTTTGtctctgtgctttcctctccctgccgcTCGCTCGCTCCGAGCCCATCCGCTACTCCGTAGCCGAGGAGGCGGCGAGCGGCTCCGTGGTAGCCAACGTGGCGGAggacgcggggctgtccccggcgcAGCTGGCAGCTCGCGGCGCCCGCCTGGCCTCGGAGGACGGCCGGCAGCACTTTCGCTTAGACCCCGCCACCGGCCGGCTCGTCGTGGCCGAgaggctggaccgggaggagcTGTGCGGCCAGTCCGCTACGTGCACGCTCCCCTTCGAGCTCCTGCTGGCAAACCCGCTGCAGTTCTTTCGGGTGGAGGTGGCCGTGGAGGACATCAATGACCATTCCCCCATTTTCCCGGAGGAACGCGTTACTATTAAGATCCCGGAAACGAGCAACCCTGGCTCGCGTTTCCCTCTGGAGGGTGCTTGGGACCTGGATGTTGGCAGCAACAGCATCCAGGCTTACAGCATTTCTCCCGGGAACGAGTACTTTAGCGTCTCTTCTGGGAGTCGGAGTAAGGGTGACAAATATGTCGAACTGGTCTTGGAGAAGGCTGtagacagagaggaggaaggagaggtggttttCAGTCTCATTGCCATGGATGGGGGCTCTCCTCCCAGGAGTGGGACCACACAAATCCACATTGTTATTTTAGATGCAAATGACAACGCTCCTGTCTTCACAGAGGAAGGATACATTGCGCAGGTTTTGGAAAATGCGGCTGTTGGCTCAGTGGTCCTTAGAGTGACAGCTATTGATCGGGATGAGGGAGTTAATGGGGACATCACCTATCAGTTCAGGCAAGCAGTGGGACAGAGCAACTCAGCATTCACAATTGATCCTACTAGTGGTGAAATTAAACTCACGAAGCCTCTGGACTTTGAGGTGGCAGAGAATCATGAGCTCAGTGTGCGGGCCACAGATGGCGGTGGCCTGTCAGCTATCTGCAAGGTGTTGATGGAGGTGGTGGACGTGAATGACAATGCACCTGAGCTGGTGGTCAACTCCTTCAACAGCCCCCTCCCCGAGAACGCATTCCCTGGAACAGTGGTTGCCCTCTTTACTGTCAGGGACCAGGATTCTGGTGCGAATGGGAAGATCTCCTGTGCCCTTGAGGACCAGCTATTGTTCTCCCTGCGTCTGGCCTATAAGAACTACTATGAGCTTGTCACCGTCAATGCTCTGGACAGGGAGGAGTCGGCACGGCACATCCTCATTGTCACAGCAGCAGACGCGGGGTCACCTCCTCTCACAACCACCCAGACCTTCACGGTGGACATCTCTGATGTCAACGACAATGCACCTGCCTTCAACCAGACATCATACACGATGTATGTGCATGAGAACAATGTCCCCATGGTGCTTGTTGgagctgtcagtgctgcagaTGCTGATGTGGGGCCCAATGCCAAGGTGACATATTTCCTGGCACCATCCCATCCCACagagcagcctccctgctcctgcatctCCGTGAACTCTGAGAATGGGCACGTGTTTGTGCTGCGGCCTCTGGACTATGAGCAGGTGAAGCAGATTGATGTGCTGGTGAGTGCCTCCGATGCCGGATCTCCTCCTCTCAGTGCCAACGTCACCGTCCACCTTGTTGTGGTGGATGAGAATGACAATGCGCCTCTGGTGCTGTACCCATCACAGGACAGCGGTCCACCATCCAGCGAGCTGGTGCCTGTATCAGCTGAGGCAGGGTACCTCATCACCAAAGTGGTGGCTGTGGATGCAGACTCGGGACAGAACTCGTGGCTCTCATACCACCTGCTGAAGGCCACCGAGCCCGGGCTGTTTGTGGTGGGTGCCCAAAGCGGTGAGGTGCGGCTGAAGAGGCCAGTGACAGAGAGGGATGCTGTGAAGCAGAAGCTAGTTGTTGTGGTGCGAGACAGTGGGAAGCCGCCATTGTCAGCCACTGCGTCACTGAGTGCACTCCTGCTCAATGACTTCTCAGACGTGCGCCTACCGCACAGCAGCCTGGCCACGGAGGATGAGAGTGACTCCCTGACAACCTATTTAATCATTTCCTTGACCTTTGTCTCACTCCTCTTCCTCGCATCCATGACAGCCTTCATCACTCGCAAGGTgtgcaagagaaaggagctgaaggcAGGGCACGTGCTTTATGGTGCTGGCAActtgcagagcagcctggctgatgca